In Danio rerio strain Tuebingen ecotype United States chromosome 18, GRCz12tu, whole genome shotgun sequence, the genomic window cggaacaactgaatcgattcacaggtgtgaaagcaccctaagtcacTGTTAATGCACTGTGTTGCTgcaccctcagcccttggaatgaCCCTTTCTTTCTACAGGCTAGAGTACCTCTAGGACAGGCAATCAGACATGTTGTTGTTCGACAAAAGCTTCCAAcacgggggggggggggttgtgtgTTGCAAGCATGCAGCTGCGGGCTTGTAGATAGGAACCCAGTAGCGTTGGCATAttaatcgcctagagctgttggcagtgtttctcGCTCTCTGCCATTTTTTACTGGTGCTGGAGCGACAACACGTGTTGGTCAGGGCGGACAGGAGGTTTCAAAGATCTGGGCGAGGTTGTGAGTCTCCATTCTCCTGGACGacaggctgccgtgagagcattTGCAGGTACTTTAGTAACTAGAgtgtttatgaataaaatatttacctTGTAAGATGTAAAACTAAACATAATACttaaatgttttgtgtgtgtgtgtatgaaaagggcaaatgacattttaaagagAGCCTGAATTAACATTTCTTTGcacaaataacaaaaattaaaatacaaaaatttagGAGAGACATCAAAGTTGAGATAAGTCTTCCTTGCGtatagtgtcagggttctgccactctggtcttgtaaattcttgttttggtggcagagctctgacactacccatgtctggtcctgtttctgtctctgtgtgcacgcgcgccgtcgtgggtgtacgcagagtgtgcgcgctgccgctTGATGCAGCCGCGCGcactctgcgtccctcagacgcgcgcacTCTTGTACTagagtttgtgtttgttctgtcagcatcgcgctgctttattctcggcgcctccgtctaattggtttcagttttggttggcgctgagatgaagcatgtgtgttgcttatgtgtgagcgcacggtatgGTGTTTATCTAtcatgtgctcgtgtcttgcgtctcttgtcaaagcacatggctctgtgtttacattgtggttacaagcttttgttgtgtgcttcagtgttgtgcttgtcatgaacatgcggttaatgagttctctcattggctgcatgttcttgtcctgttatatgtgagcgcatggcttgtgttgtctctctgtgtcatgcgctctcccgtctgtTGTCTaatcccaccctccttgttaactcgttattagtttgtcatgttcacctgtgtgtcaaattacttttgctttataatcccctcatgtttttagtcctgtgccagttcgtcatcgaTCTTTCCCTATCCTGCTGTGTCCAGTCCTGCCTTGCCTTGTCTGCCCTgtcaagtttatttgttttattagtggttttccccctcggggttgtttgttttgcctttttgttttatttgtattcttCAATAAATCCTTAGTTatctgcatttgggtcctcgctcctttttcccctcaACCAACCCTGACAGTATAGTATCGTCAACATCCATGTTTATTTAGAATTTagatttaaaatttagtttttgtgaagtattttcaaatgtacttcTTTAACCTTATTTTACCTTATAGTGTAAACTATAAAGGTAGCTTTCCAGTTAATATCAGTAATTTTTGCATTCCATAAAAAAATTCTTTTAGGGGAAATGTTGTCTTTAGATTGCAACatttgtctgatattttttttatctttatatgatagagaaaacttttttttaaatattctgggGGTATCTTTTCAATGCATGCATGGGCGATTATTAATTAGTTGTATTAGACCAGCTGGAATAGCCCTAACTACTTGGTGAAATTCTTTAAAGTGAATTAGAAAGTTATGTATCCTCATAAAGTCCTTATAAGAGAGTATGTTGCCATTATCATAGAACACATCTGTAACAAAAGATGTTTCTCTGAAACTATTTATGTGAAAATAAAGATTTGCTCTATAGGTAATGAGATAATTATTCCATAATAGCATTTTATTTGGAGGAAGTTTATGCTGAAAACAAATTTTCCAAGCTAATAACACATGCTTGTGAAATTTGGACAATTTAAGTGACAACTTTCCAGGAAGAAAATTGCATTTTTTAGAATGGCATATGGGTCAGTAAACGATGAAGCAACATCTGACTAGAACAATTTGACCATTTCACTGGTTAAAAGGACCTACCACCTCAAACCATGTTCATTAATTAATGCTTTGAAACTGATTATTGTATGAGACATGATAAAAAAGACCTATGCATTTGTTTGAGAAATggcttttttttcataaaattgcAGTAGTGTCAACCACACCTTAATAACAGGTTTCTGTTTTAAGTTCGTGTCTGACATCTAGAGGACATTCTGAGAAAAATCCCTGTCAATTAGAAGAACTGGACAAGGAATCAAATCGGAACAAATAGGCATCTATGAGTAAGAACTTTACTAAAATGATGTGCAATATTCTTAGGTGTTTGTCTTCCATAGTTTAGGGAGTGAATTAGGTATATATACACATCAGTAACAATCTGGTGgcaaactaaaaactaaattaaatcctGAAGTTCTCATTCTTAAATAGAAATGAAAACAAAGGCCTTAAAGGGTGACGTCCTGTTTCAAGGGATACCCACTCGGCACCGCCTGCTCTAACTCCACATaagttttactataaattactgagTTGACTGGATGGGTGGGTGTATCTGAAAAAAAACAAGAGATGTGGATTACTTTGTGTATTTATCTATACCTGTCCTTGAACTATATTTGTGCACATTCAATCCTCAGGACATCAGATTCATGCCGGCTCCAGAGACGTTTTCACCTGAATGGCATGTACAAGGATGGAGATGTGATACTTGGAGGCTTGTTTCAGGTTCATTTCTTTACAGTGTTTCCAGAACAGAGCTTCAGAACTGAACCAGAGCCACCATTCTGTGAAAAGTGAGTCTGGAGccacacaatataaaaaaaagaggaatttgtttgtttgctttacttttaataaataaataatattagaagATATGAATATTCGTGATaatttggttaaataatgtgTTGAGACAGTTATATTTTTGCtgaaattaatcaataaataattaaatgaataaaacccCACTGTTATTTTCTGCATGTAACTTTTGTTCTTGTTAGATTTGATATGGAAAGCTTCCAACAAGCACAGACCATGGCTTTTGCAATAGAGGAGATCAACAAGAATCCAAACTTGCTGCCAAATATCACTCTTGGTTTCCATCTTTATGACAACTGTGTGAGATTAGGAATGGCATTCCGGGCTGCCATATCTCTGGCTAGTGGGACAGAGGAGTCCTTCCAAAACTTAAACTGCACTGGGCCTCCACCAGTGATTGGGATTGTTGGGGATCCAAGTTCAACTCCTTCTATAGCGATTTCCAGTCTTCTGGGGCTGTTTCGAGTGCCTATTGTAAGATGGGATGACAAAACTAAAATTACACTGTATGCAAATTTTTGAACTCTTTTGGTATTTTTACATTCCAATATTTATCATGTATGAATTTCTTCCTAATTTTACTTATCTCTGCACACAAAATGACAAAATCACTGATCATATTATGTGTTTCTTGCTCTCCATTCTCTATCTTCATATAAGGTTAGCTACTACGCCACTTGCTCCTGTTTGAGTGACAGAAAAAAGTACCCGTCCTTCTTCAGAACAATTCCTAGTGATGCCTTCCAAGTCCGGGCTATGGTTCAGATATTGAGACATTTTGGATGGACCTGGGTCGGTCTTATTTACAGTGATGATGACTATGGTGTCTATGCTGCCCAATCTTTCCATCTGGAAATGCAGATGTTTGGACATTGTGTTGCTTTCTCTGAAATTCTACCACATAATAATAACCAAAGAGATATTCAGCGCATAATGGGGGTGATTCAGGCATCCACAGCTAGAGTGGTGGTTGTTTTTTCAACTTCATCCTTTCTGTTGCCTTTGATAGATGAGGTGGCATCTCAGAACATGACAGGCAGGCAGTGGATTGCAAGTGAAGCTTGGGCTACTTCACCTGTATACCATTCTCCTCGTTTACTGCCCTTTCTGGGGGGCACATTGGGTATTGCTGTTAGACATGGAGAGATTCCAGGGCTTCATGATTTTCTGTTACATCTCGGCCCCGGCAATGAGTCAAGAAATAATATGTTGAGAATCTTCTGGGAGAACATGTTTGGATGCAGTTTTGAACCTGGAGTTAAAGACACAAACAGTGAGATAAAATTGTGCACAGGCCAGGAGGATCTAAGCACCACAAACACACCATACACTGATGTTTCAGGACTGAGGGCAGCTTATAATGTCTATAAGGCAGTTTATGCCCTGGCACATGGACTGCATGACCTGATGCAGTGTGAAAAGGGGAGAGGACCATTCAGGGGGGAAAGCTGTGCTGACATAACAAATCTAAAACCCTGGCAGGTAAGAGATACAGTTATTTTGCATATTACCTGTAGACTACCTAAACATGAAAAACCTAAatgtctaattaaaaaaaaatctgataattgTATAACACCTGTGTTTTCTACAAATGTATAGCTAGTTCACTACTTACAGAAAGTGAACTTCACCACAGGCTTTGGGGATCATGTGTCATTTGATGAGAATGGAGATGCTCTGGCTATTTACGATGTGCTGAACTGGCAGCCAAGCTCTGATGGATCAATCCAAATCTTCACTGTTGGTGTTGTAAAGGAAAGGACAGAAACAGGAATGGTGCTCACAATAGATGAGGATGCAATATACTGGAACTTTGagacaaaaaaagtaattaaaatgcaCGTTATTGTCACTTATTgtgatttataatttaattatagtcagtGATTTGATAAGACCAAAATTTGACAAAACTTGTCTTGTAATATGTAAAGgtatacaaaataaacatgacAGATAACATGTGATGTTTTTCCTCAGTCCCCACAGTCTGTGTGCAGTGAGAGCTGCTCTCCAGGCACCAGACGGGCCACACGCAAGGGGCTTCCAGTCTGCTGTTTTGACTGTCTGCCATGCAGAGATGGAGAGATTTCCAATACAACAGGTTTTTATTCTATTGATTTGATGATATATAAATTTTGTAAAGTAAGAGAAAGtagaaaaatcatttaaaaataaacaataacactACAGAATAaagtactactactaccactaatatatatatatatatatatatatatatatatatatatatataaatatatatatatagttgaagttagaattattagcctcccattGAATATcaatacaaacaataaaaataataggcaaggcaagtttatttatatagcacatttcatacacagtggcaattcaaagtgcttcacataaacaagaaaaaaaagagacaagtgtaagaaaatgaaaacaactaataaaaatgataaaaaaagaataaaaaatagataaaacagataaaaatgtgttaaaatatgttataagataatgaaaaagaaaagaaaaacataatagtgcgatctgtcggatgcagcacagtgctcattcagtaaaggcacagctaaacagatgtgttttcagtcttgatttgaacatgcctaatgttggagcatattgttataatataataacaataaatacaataacttgcctaattaccctaaccttcctagtaaacctaattaacctagttaagcgctgaagggtgctttcacactagcacttttggtccgcacccggattcctttgacgtcatagtatggtacatttagctagtgtgaacgtgtcttctgaactcgtgTGAACACCACTGAACCGTACCTAAGTCCACCTGAAAGAGTACAGTACGGTTCATGCAAACTCttgtacggttcacttctgatgtgattGCAATcttaccaaataacggaagtgaactaccaactgtacaacaaactatcgttttcataacgttcattcgtgtgtgcgtctgtgtgtcacgtatcgtaccttggtgacaagcagaATTGAAACAGGGCAAACACAAAGATTTCTGCTTgtctcttcacacacacacacacacacacacacacacatatatattaattCATCACCTGTCTTACTCACAGATGCTATTGAGTGTATGCTGTGTCCAGATGAGTTCTGGTCCAGTCCAGATAAGGATCAATGTGTCCCAAAGGAAGTAGAGTTTCTGTCCTATGAGGATCCCCTGGGCATCTCTCTGACCACTGCTTCCCTGCTTGGCTCCTGCTTCTGTGTTCTTGTGATGATCATCTTTGGTCTTCATCGTAACACACCCATAGTACGAGCCAACAATTCTGAGCTCAGCTTCATGCTGCTTTTGTCCCTAAAAATGTGTTTCCtgtgtgttctgctgtttattggTCGGCCCCAGTTATGGACATGTCAATTAAGACATGCTGTGTTTGGCATAAGCTTTGTCCTGTGCATCTCCAGCATTCTGGTCAAAACTATGGTGGTAATAGCTGTGTTCAAGTCCTCTCGACCTGAGGGCAAAGGAGCAATGAAATGGTTTGGAGCAGCTCAACAAAGATGTACAGTTCTGGTCCTCACAGTCCTCCAGGTTGTCATATGTTCAGTTTGGCTATCAACTGCCTCTCCAACACCTTATAAAAACAACCAGTACATTCGTTCTAAAATAGTATATGAATGTGCCATTGGCTCAGTTGCTGGTTTCTCTCTATTGTTGGGATACATTGGACTGTTGGCAGCAGTAAGTTTTCTTTTAGCCTTCTTGGCAAGAAACCTTCCAGATAACTTTAATGAAGCAAAGTTCATCACTTTTAGCATGTTGATCTTCTGTGCTGTTTGGATTGCATTTGTTCCAGCATATGTGAGCTCTCCGGGAAAATATGCAGTGGCCGTTGAGATATTTGCTATTTTAGCTTCTAGTTTTGGATTATTGGTGGCCATATTTGCCCCAAAGTGCTACATTATCCTTTTGCATCCAGAGAGAAACACAAAAAATGCTATAATGGGAAGAGAAACACAAAAGAGATAGAGATCAATTTTTCTGCATATCTTGTGTATAGTGAATCAATGCCTTGCTTTTAGAAATATGTATGATTGTTCCTAATGCATATAATTATAAAGTCTATTCTTAAAATTTACATACAGATGACTTAAATAATGCCTGTTTTGTATGCTTTATTAAACAATGTACTGaagttattaatttaatttgtaacagTAAACAAGGATTCAAACAAAATATGCTATTTAGTACAGGTTTGTAATTGACCAAATACTTTTAACATTGGGCAAAGCATTAAGCCAATTACTCTGAAAACAGTACTATCAAGATAAAAGCACTACTGTATAAGTATTCTAAAGtgtgtacatatattttttaatcagttCTATTAAGGTGGGTTCACCCAAAGTGTGACCCTGGAATTTTTctccaaaatgtaaatttatcattcaaacatacatatataaaagcACACCTCTTTAAACAACAAACATGCATTATACTTTTATACACTgctacaataaattaaaaagacaTGCTTTACATATGTAAGATGTgagatattacaaatatttttatgtcttTGACATTTCAAACATGAGCCAAAAAAAGACAATCagctccacaacccagcaggtgggaatgcgggaaaaaacaGCTCCCCTTCATTCCTCCATTTACATTTGAAACATTTCTCAACTCGCACAGAATGGTCATTTCAAAGTCTGAATGTTCTAAATCAACCCAAGTGACtgtatctatcatgtttgatatcatttgaaatgtctcagtgcgactggtacaatgttctcattccctcagaaataaacataatcaaaacaataaatatatgacTTTaggtatcttttgaaccactgtgaagggtgtggctttcctataggcagaaactctttcactaaatgcaaatgccttttgttattcacatACCCCTTTCCTTGAGGGGATTCTCGGATTTACTACTAAAGGGAAGGTTTCTAAAATGTTCTGTGCGATTCTGCTACTCAGATCAGcccatatgtatgtgtatgtatgttttgaagtcaggtatgcatcttttaatcttggatttatctttgagaatttgatgttttgtattgatcctttatgaattgactgaatgaattggcataatacacatttacatgACTATTAAATAGTTATGTTTGAACATATTTTGCTTACTCTGTAATTATTCATTccagtagattacgctgtatccttgtttccgcacttTCTATGTCAGGTCAATAGatggactaaaatccaattgagatggagcattgggcacactaattgtattttagggatccgactgactcttgatattgattcaagtgtaCTTAGGTGAAAGGGCGTTAACTTCCGTGTAGGACAGCAAGgagttgcacgactaacctaaaTTGGtgtaggagtccatctattagcccaatgacgaaactaccagcatggtcgaaggtttaatgcatgtaagccttttctagtgcttctaaaaagaattttattatttattagaatttatttatataaattttttagctccgaattcaatctgactccaatttaaattatcctaaaatttagattgtatttctaattgtaagaacggatcacattcattATCTATGAtctaatttagagttttgatattttctgaggtccgatattctaattgtacgttcattagggaccaacatcgctcagagttccacgccccgggtttgcgcatcttctcacggacaatatgtcgatactctgaaaatagtcagaggatgcaggataAACTATTTTTGGATAAGCTGGTCGCATTAACGCTTACCTAGTCTTAAAAAAACAGATCCTTAGCCAAGCCCATACAACTTGCTACTTCCAGTGGTTAAATGAttaaaaggtctacatgttatAGGCTCTCTATGGCTACGTATAATCAAATGTGCCTATTAATCAATTCAATTATGCCATACATAAAGGTAATGAAGACTCCTttaatctactggatacaatgaattcgcaaaactccagaattaatcaaaacttaacattttatttgtcaggtaaaattgtattctgccaattacataataaatcatcaggaagccaattcagagatgagactAACAATATAACatccattaatcaaagataaatcaaagaatTATAGAAgcatacctgaccagagaagtacattgcagcataagtctcagagatgctgcaatgTGGTGTCTTTTTAGCACATcttaccttatatactcaagtcaaaacaaacagccataaattcaagacaatagaagtgtcacagaaaccctggcctggtgaatttgaggacttaaccatctctgaggagggagagcatcttatcaagatcttatagaagtcaaaaaccaaatcaacatataccagtaaaatattactgtaaaattaagactactttaccaatcacacagagacatttaaaatgataccaaacatgaatatagtgctgcaagatacaccatgttaaaaccttgaacatgttatgtgaaatgtgctctaaTCAGAAGGTAACATAAGGGTCAAGAAGGGGGGTTTAGGTGGAAGGAGAAGGGTGACTTCTTCGCATTATCCCCTGCTGTAGGgtagctctgtttctccagcctgtgtttgcattgtcaacagtgatttgaatagaacagtggaacagttggtttcttcatcacttctcagattagaaaTTGCATTGGAGCATTGCAtcttgtctcatgaaattccTAACAGTTCTCAGGGTCAGCTATTTTGAATCCTTacattgggtacccgacctttgtttgaaagtaatgttattctaaattaagttcatatatTCATGTGAGCGGCCATCTAAAAGTAGTAGTCATCTacctgtttaatattcaagactgacaagAGTGTGACCACAAGGGACGCCATCGGCCGGGGTGATCTCTCTGAGCGACATAAGCACCCGAATGAACAAATGTAATAGTTGcgagtgaagacaaaaggtttgaacatttatctaaattatatattggttttatcttcttaatgttttatgattggagtcagataaaacgaaagataaatatattaatattctaaaccacctcatattgtAATTGAAGTCAGATATTagttaaatttaaagtaaatcaacattaTGCACTGGAAAGACCAAACAGGcattgaaccttcatccaccagtggacaccccCATTGGACCAACTTGATGGACCTTACACATATAAGCAATAAGTAGCCATGCAAAATATTTCTATATCATAGACTCCTTTGACAGTTATAGCCCAGCAAACAAATGTGATTACTGTGTTTTATACATCAGTTCAATTGCACAGGTGTGTAGGAATAAATACCACTAGTATTCAATAAATGCCCTTTTAGGCAGTTTTGGGACACTGGAAATTAGCAAAACATAATGTTAATCTTATCTAAGAAAAGCAGTAAGCATCATAAGCAATTGTCTTGACAGGAAACTGGTGATCCACTAACAGTTGGAGGTGGGTACAGAGAGCTGAGTCAGTTTGTCGAAGAGGAGGACAGGTAGTggttggcaaagataaaaatattttagcacaATATAATACTAATTTTTTATCATATggattagaccaggggtgctcaatccttgAGATCTACCTTCCAGCAGAGCACACCTGCAAACTTGATGAAACACACCTGTCTTaaattaccaagtgctccttcagatcctaTTTAGTTGGTCTAGTTGCGTTTGAccagtgttggagctaaactgtgcaagtagatttccaggaactgcattgatttttatttgtatatattcataattactaaaaaaaaaagtataacagaCAGTGAGGGCTTTCTCTTTGTTTTCTGTCAACATGACTGGCAAACACGTCAGAATAAAGAGCTGAGTTTCTGTGAATATTTGCTTCACAGACATGGGAGACATACCTGCATAAATCCTGAAATGTACACTTTTATTTGAACCAACCCttttttgaaaacaaacattttctgGGTCCATCATCTGCATGGAACCAATGCAATGCAGTATTTGCAGATATGAGAGTATAAAGATACTTCGATActgtgtttacactagtgcatgtTCTGTTTAAAAGGGCATTTTCGAATGAAAACGCTTCTTATCCAGACCTTTTTCAGAAAACTAGCTTTGACAAAATGTATGTGTTTTAAACAAAACTGTACTTGTGTAAATGGCACTTAAAACACCTGTGATGTGCTGCTTTTTCTGTTTTCTCCCTTTATGGTTTACAGTCTTTTTGTCTTGATATCTACCTTGAATCTTCTTTTTCTCTTAGCTGTTGTCATTTCATTATAGTatattcagacagacagacacacctACAGAAGATGATGTAATCGCATCCCGCGTCTACTATGGATCAGTTACTTTTCAAGTGTGTGAGCATCATGTATCACACACCAAGAATAATTCTGATTgcgggatgttttttttttttttttttttagaaaattccCAAtcacattttgtcttgttttcattaGTCAACAAAACTTGCAGAGTTGCGAGTTGGACATTGGTGTGTCCCAGACTTGCAACACTCAGGACTTCAAACCCAGAGAGAGAAAACTGTACTTACCTTTCTCTGTGTATTTCTCACAGAAATAATCCCTGGCCTTTCGATGGGGTAAGGAAAATTTGTTTACTTATCTGCACTTGATGACATCTTCCCACAGCATGCTCAACATGGCCGCTTAAGCCAGGGTTCCAGGGCACACACTTTCAGTGAAAAGCTGCTTTCGGCACTTACCGGTGACTGAGCAGTCTTCTGACCACCGATAGAATGTGCTTTGCTCCTCTGTTCACAACTGAGAAGTCCTGGGCATAGTCCCCATCAGTGTTGTTGATTAGGATAGCCTGGGATACAGGGTTGTCAAGAAGGCGAACCTTATCCAAATAGTTTAAGCCAGAGGTGGTGTTCAATGACCACAATGTGGGCATCACCCTCCACAGGGCATGAGCAGCTGATTCAAAGAGTATCATCAGCCACTGTGTGAATGTCTTGTATGACACCTGGAGGGGAGGTCATCCTCGTGCAGCCTGGCCCAGCACCATAGGTGTGTGGCCATGACATGCAGGGCAGAGGCAGACAGGCTCGCAGCAGTGTAGGGTCTGGTCGTGAGGTGTAGAAAATGCTAcatgctttaaagggcacctatggtaaaaaatctacttttcaagctgtttggacagatctgtgtgttggtagtgtatagaccgtcatactggggtgatatgaacacacccagtccttttttctcaatttaactacaaaaaaagggtcggccaattggagctgttttcaaatcgatcgcaccattacgtaggtgtgcgattccccccgcccaccgaattgattgacagctgcgcgcattaacatgttccggtagtcgcgtgtatatgtcaacaagaccaggca contains:
- the olfcq20 gene encoding extracellular calcium-sensing receptor, encoding MWITLCIYLYLSLNYICAHSILRTSDSCRLQRRFHLNGMYKDGDVILGGLFQVHFFTVFPEQSFRTEPEPPFCEKFDMESFQQAQTMAFAIEEINKNPNLLPNITLGFHLYDNCVRLGMAFRAAISLASGTEESFQNLNCTGPPPVIGIVGDPSSTPSIAISSLLGLFRVPIVSYYATCSCLSDRKKYPSFFRTIPSDAFQVRAMVQILRHFGWTWVGLIYSDDDYGVYAAQSFHLEMQMFGHCVAFSEILPHNNNQRDIQRIMGVIQASTARVVVVFSTSSFLLPLIDEVASQNMTGRQWIASEAWATSPVYHSPRLLPFLGGTLGIAVRHGEIPGLHDFLLHLGPGNESRNNMLRIFWENMFGCSFEPGVKDTNSEIKLCTGQEDLSTTNTPYTDVSGLRAAYNVYKAVYALAHGLHDLMQCEKGRGPFRGESCADITNLKPWQLVHYLQKVNFTTGFGDHVSFDENGDALAIYDVLNWQPSSDGSIQIFTVGVVKERTETGMVLTIDEDAIYWNFETKKSPQSVCSESCSPGTRRATRKGLPVCCFDCLPCRDGEISNTTDAIECMLCPDEFWSSPDKDQCVPKEVEFLSYEDPLGISLTTASLLGSCFCVLVMIIFGLHRNTPIVRANNSELSFMLLLSLKMCFLCVLLFIGRPQLWTCQLRHAVFGISFVLCISSILVKTMVVIAVFKSSRPEGKGAMKWFGAAQQRCTVLVLTVLQVVICSVWLSTASPTPYKNNQYIRSKIVYECAIGSVAGFSLLLGYIGLLAAVSFLLAFLARNLPDNFNEAKFITFSMLIFCAVWIAFVPAYVSSPGKYAVAVEIFAILASSFGLLVAIFAPKCYIILLHPERNTKNAIMGRETQKR